One Megalops cyprinoides isolate fMegCyp1 chromosome 23, fMegCyp1.pri, whole genome shotgun sequence genomic region harbors:
- the LOC118770625 gene encoding LOW QUALITY PROTEIN: H-2 class II histocompatibility antigen, A-U alpha chain-like (The sequence of the model RefSeq protein was modified relative to this genomic sequence to represent the inferred CDS: substituted 1 base at 1 genomic stop codon) — MRLYPVIFLLSVVIYTKAQAPPDSLIYPKDYAELGKENTLICSMNHFYPPAVKAKWTKNDIEVKEGVTLGRYYPNNDGTFNQFSTLSFTPEEGDIYTCTVEHKALTEPLTRIWEPEVSPQAGVGATVFXGVGLTVGLLGVATGTFFFIKGNNCN, encoded by the exons ATGAGACTCTATCCAGTTATATTCCTTCTTTCAGTTGTCATCTATACAAAGGCTCAAG CTCCTCCAGACAGCTTAATCTACCCCAAGGATTATGCAGAACTGGGTAAGGAGAACACCCTTATCTGCTCCATGAATCATTTTTACCCTCCTGCTGTGAAAGCCAAATGGACCAAGAATGACATAGAGGTGAAGGAGGGAGTGACTCTTGGCAGGTACTACCCTAATAATGATGGCACATTCAACCAGTTCTCCACCCTGAGCTTCACTCCAGAGGAGGGGGACATCTATACCTGCACTGTGGAGCACAAGGCACTAACTGAACCCCTAACCAGGATCTGGG AGCCTGAGGTGAGCCCACAGGCTGGTGTTGGAGCTACAGTCTTCTGAGGAGTGGGGCTTACTGTGGGGCTTCTGGGAGTGGCCACTGGAACCTTCTTCTTCATTAAAGGAAACAACTGTAACTGA